Proteins encoded together in one Bacteroides ovatus window:
- a CDS encoding Dps family protein yields the protein MKTLEFIKLNESGANNVVASLQQLLADFQVYYTNLRGFHWNIKGHNFFVLHSQFEKMYDDTAEKVDEIAERILMLGGTPANKFSDYLKVANVNEVDKVSNGDEALNNILQSISYLIGEERKILSIASQAGDEVTVSMMSDYLKEQEKLVWMLVAYSSK from the coding sequence ATGAAAACTTTAGAATTTATCAAATTGAACGAATCGGGAGCAAACAACGTAGTAGCATCTTTGCAACAACTATTAGCAGACTTCCAAGTGTATTACACCAATCTTCGCGGTTTCCACTGGAATATCAAGGGACATAATTTCTTTGTACTCCACAGTCAATTCGAAAAGATGTATGATGACACGGCTGAAAAGGTGGATGAAATCGCAGAACGTATCTTGATGCTGGGTGGTACTCCTGCCAATAAATTCAGCGATTATCTAAAAGTAGCAAATGTGAATGAAGTGGATAAGGTAAGCAACGGAGACGAAGCATTGAATAATATCCTTCAGTCTATCAGCTATCTGATTGGTGAAGAACGTAAGATCTTATCTATCGCTTCTCAAGCCGGAGACGAAGTAACCGTTTCGATGATGAGCGATTATCTGAAAGAACAGGAAAAATTGGTTTGGATGTTGGTTGCTTATAGTAGCAAGTAA
- a CDS encoding hydrogen peroxide-inducible genes activator, with the protein MTIQQLEYILAVDQFRHFARAAEYCRVTQPTLSAMIQKLEDELGVKLFDRTVQPVCPTPIGQKVIDQARVILAQAAQVKEIISEDKQSLSGVFRLGVLPTIAPYLLPRFFPQLMEKYPELDIRVTEMKTQDIQQALHVGDLDAGIIASKLEDTFLTEETLFYEQFYAYVSRKESSFKHDMIRTSDITGEHLWLLDEGHCFRDQLVRFCQMEAVKVNQMAYRLGSMETFMRMVESGKGITFIPELAVMQLTEEQRQLVRPFAIPRPTRQVVLVTNKDFIRHSLLCVLKEEIKAAVPKEMLSLQSIQCLL; encoded by the coding sequence ATGACGATACAACAATTAGAGTATATACTGGCTGTAGACCAGTTCAGGCATTTCGCACGGGCAGCTGAATATTGTCGTGTGACGCAGCCTACTTTGAGTGCAATGATTCAGAAACTGGAAGATGAACTGGGAGTAAAGTTGTTCGATAGGACAGTGCAACCCGTTTGTCCGACACCCATCGGGCAGAAAGTGATAGACCAGGCTCGCGTGATTCTGGCGCAGGCAGCTCAAGTGAAAGAAATAATCAGTGAAGATAAACAGTCATTGTCAGGCGTATTCCGCTTGGGGGTATTACCTACTATCGCTCCCTATCTGCTTCCTCGCTTTTTTCCTCAACTAATGGAAAAATATCCCGAACTGGATATTCGTGTCACGGAAATGAAGACACAGGATATTCAGCAGGCTTTGCATGTCGGAGATTTGGATGCGGGAATTATTGCCAGCAAACTGGAAGATACGTTCTTGACAGAAGAAACTCTTTTCTATGAGCAATTTTACGCTTATGTGTCACGAAAAGAATCCTCTTTCAAGCATGATATGATCCGTACTTCTGATATAACAGGCGAACATCTTTGGCTTTTGGACGAAGGACACTGTTTTCGCGATCAACTCGTCCGTTTCTGTCAGATGGAGGCCGTGAAGGTTAATCAGATGGCCTATCGTTTGGGAAGTATGGAAACCTTTATGCGAATGGTAGAAAGTGGAAAAGGAATCACTTTTATTCCCGAATTGGCAGTGATGCAATTGACGGAAGAACAGCGGCAGTTGGTACGTCCGTTTGCCATTCCCCGACCTACACGGCAAGTGGTACTGGTAACAAATAAAGATTTTATTCGCCACAGTCTCTTATGCGTCCTGAAAGAGGAAATAAAGGCGGCGGTTCCCAAGGAAATGCTTTCTTTACAGTCCATACAATGTTTGTTATAG
- a CDS encoding glycoside hydrolase family 3 N-terminal domain-containing protein — protein sequence MIKRLYILVIVQMVCTLGFTQSSPSLPAYKDPSLSIDIRLSDLLSRMTLEEKVGQLLCPLGWEMYEIHGSEVHPSGKFKQLIKERNAGMLWATYRADPWTKKTLANGLNSEMAAKAGNALQKYVMENTRLGIPMFLAEEAPHGHMAIGATVFPTGIGMAATWSPELVKEVGQVIAKEIRSQGGHISYGPVLDLTRDPRWSRVEETFGEDPVLSGILGASMVDGLGGGNLSQKYATIATLKHFLAYAVPEGGQNGNYASVGIRDLHQNFLPPFRKAIDAGALSVMTSYNSIDGTPCTSNHYLLTQLLRNEWKFRGFVVSDLYSIEGIHESHFVAPTKENAAIQSVMAGVDVDLGGDAYTNLCHAVQSGQMDKTVIDTAVCRVLRMKFEMGLFEHPYVDPKIAAKTVRRKEHIELARKIAQSSITLLKNENSILPLSKTINKVAVIGPNADNRYNMLGDYTAPQEDSNVKTVLDGILTKLSPFRVEYVRGCAIRDTTVNEIEQAIKAARRSEVVIVVVGGSSARDFKTSYKETGAAVAEEGSVSDMECGEGFDRASLSLLGRQQELLESLQKTGKPLIVVYIEGRPLEKNWASEYADALLTAYYPGQEGGNAIADVLFGDYNPSGRLPISVPRSVGQIPVYYNKKAPRNHDYVEMSSFPLYSFGYGMSYTTFEYSDLQVVQKSARCFEVSFKVKNTGKYDGEEVSQLYMRDEYASVVQPMKQLKHFERFHLKKGEEKKVTFVLTEEDFFLVNYTLKKVVESGNFHLMIGAASNDIRLQNVILVE from the coding sequence GAAATGTATGAAATCCATGGTAGTGAGGTTCATCCTTCCGGAAAGTTCAAGCAATTGATTAAAGAAAGAAATGCCGGAATGCTTTGGGCGACTTATCGTGCAGACCCGTGGACAAAAAAAACTCTGGCAAATGGACTTAATTCCGAGATGGCAGCAAAAGCAGGGAATGCATTGCAAAAATATGTGATGGAGAATACTCGTTTGGGAATTCCGATGTTTTTAGCAGAAGAAGCCCCTCATGGGCACATGGCAATTGGTGCTACAGTTTTTCCTACGGGTATCGGAATGGCGGCTACCTGGTCACCGGAATTAGTAAAAGAAGTTGGTCAAGTTATCGCTAAAGAAATTCGTTCCCAAGGTGGGCATATTAGTTACGGTCCCGTACTTGATCTGACCCGTGATCCCCGTTGGTCCCGCGTGGAAGAAACATTTGGTGAAGATCCTGTGTTGAGTGGTATTTTAGGGGCGTCTATGGTTGACGGTTTAGGTGGAGGTAATCTATCACAAAAATACGCTACCATAGCTACCTTGAAACATTTTCTGGCATACGCTGTGCCGGAGGGTGGACAGAATGGTAATTATGCTTCAGTCGGTATTCGTGATTTGCATCAGAATTTTCTTCCTCCTTTTCGTAAGGCAATAGATGCAGGGGCATTGTCTGTAATGACTTCATACAATTCGATAGATGGGACACCTTGTACGTCGAACCATTATTTGCTGACTCAACTCTTGCGTAATGAATGGAAGTTTCGTGGCTTTGTAGTTTCCGATTTATATAGTATTGAAGGGATTCACGAAAGCCACTTTGTTGCTCCAACCAAAGAGAATGCAGCCATACAATCTGTAATGGCAGGCGTTGATGTTGACTTAGGTGGGGATGCTTATACCAACCTTTGTCATGCAGTTCAATCTGGACAAATGGATAAGACTGTGATTGATACGGCTGTCTGCCGGGTGTTACGGATGAAGTTTGAGATGGGCTTGTTTGAGCATCCTTATGTGGATCCGAAAATTGCTGCTAAAACAGTACGCCGTAAAGAACATATCGAACTGGCACGTAAAATCGCACAGTCTTCCATAACACTTCTCAAAAATGAGAATTCAATTCTTCCTTTAAGCAAGACGATAAATAAGGTGGCGGTAATTGGCCCTAATGCTGACAATCGATATAATATGTTAGGGGACTATACAGCTCCTCAGGAAGATAGTAATGTGAAAACAGTTCTTGATGGAATTCTAACAAAATTATCTCCTTTTCGTGTGGAATATGTACGAGGCTGTGCTATTCGTGATACTACAGTGAATGAGATAGAACAGGCAATTAAAGCTGCCCGTCGCTCCGAAGTTGTAATTGTGGTTGTGGGTGGTTCCAGTGCCCGTGATTTTAAAACGAGCTATAAAGAAACAGGTGCGGCTGTAGCTGAAGAGGGTAGTGTAAGTGATATGGAGTGTGGAGAAGGATTTGACCGTGCCAGTTTATCCTTACTTGGTAGACAACAAGAACTATTGGAATCTTTGCAAAAGACAGGTAAGCCTTTGATTGTCGTTTATATTGAAGGTCGTCCTTTAGAAAAGAATTGGGCTTCGGAATATGCGGATGCGCTACTGACTGCTTACTATCCGGGGCAGGAGGGTGGAAATGCTATAGCGGATGTTCTTTTTGGAGATTATAATCCTTCCGGACGTTTGCCAATCTCCGTTCCGCGTTCTGTAGGTCAGATTCCGGTTTATTATAATAAGAAAGCTCCTCGAAATCATGATTATGTGGAAATGTCATCTTTTCCGTTATATAGCTTTGGTTATGGGATGAGTTATACCACTTTTGAATATTCTGATTTGCAGGTAGTGCAGAAATCTGCTCGTTGTTTTGAAGTCTCATTTAAAGTAAAGAATACAGGGAAGTATGATGGTGAGGAAGTATCACAACTTTATATGAGAGATGAATATGCATCAGTTGTTCAGCCGATGAAACAGTTGAAACATTTTGAACGTTTCCATTTGAAAAAAGGAGAAGAAAAAAAAGTTACTTTTGTTTTGACAGAGGAGGACTTTTTCTTGGTTAACTATACTTTGAAGAAAGTAGTAGAGTCTGGAAATTTCCATCTTATGATTGGTGCCGCTTCTAATGATATTAGGTTGCAGAATGTTATTTTAGTGGAGTAA